One Patescibacteria group bacterium DNA window includes the following coding sequences:
- the secG gene encoding preprotein translocase subunit SecG, with protein MRNLQIVQIIIAALLMLAILSQNRGAGLSGVFGGSGNIYRTKRGVEKKLFIATIILAVLFLSVSLAVILLYKG; from the coding sequence ATGAGAAATTTACAAATAGTACAAATTATCATAGCGGCTTTATTGATGCTGGCGATTCTTTCGCAGAATCGCGGGGCCGGATTGTCTGGTGTTTTTGGCGGTTCAGGGAATATTTATCGCACTAAAAGAGGCGTAGAAAAAAAATTATTCATCGCAACTATAATTTTAGCCGTTTTATTTTTATCGGTCTCTTTAGCCGTTATTTTATTGTATAAGGGCTAA
- the rplT gene encoding 50S ribosomal protein L20 encodes MPRVKRAITHLKKRRNLLKKAKGYKWGRKNLMRAASTAVVKAGVRSYIDRRLKKRDNRALWQIKISAFAKEHGLSYSKLIHLLKINQIEINRKILADLAVNHKNTLAKILEQIKK; translated from the coding sequence ATGCCAAGAGTTAAGAGAGCAATAACACATCTTAAAAAAAGAAGGAATTTACTTAAAAAAGCCAAAGGCTATAAATGGGGCAGAAAGAATTTAATGCGCGCCGCCTCGACAGCCGTGGTTAAGGCCGGGGTTCGCTCTTATATTGATCGCCGCTTAAAAAAGCGGGATAATCGGGCCTTATGGCAGATAAAAATCAGCGCTTTCGCCAAAGAGCATGGTTTGTCGTATTCAAAATTAATCCATCTTTTAAAAATTAATCAGATTGAAATAAACAGAAAAATTTTAGCCGATTTAGCGGTTAATCATAAAAATACTTTGGCTAAAATTTTAGAACAGATAAAAAAATAA
- the rpmI gene encoding 50S ribosomal protein L35: MPKIKTHKATAKRFKVTKNEKILKRKAGQDHFNARESGKVKRNKRRDISISHTEARVIKQLMPYNYAKS, encoded by the coding sequence ATGCCGAAAATAAAAACCCACAAAGCTACTGCTAAACGGTTTAAAGTAACTAAAAATGAAAAGATTTTAAAGAGGAAGGCCGGTCAAGATCATTTTAACGCGCGCGAGTCAGGCAAGGTTAAAAGAAATAAGCGCCGAGATATTTCCATTTCCCATACCGAAGCCAGAGTAATTAAACAATTAATGCCATACAATTATGCCAAGAGTTAA
- the infC gene encoding translation initiation factor IF-3, translating into MRRVYRRPKPDFEEKRFRVNQQIRVPVVFVIDENGESIGEMPIGKALVMAEQAGMDVVEVNPKIQPPVVKIMDYGQFKYKKEKEAQKQKVKQKKVEIKGIRLSVRISQHDFDFRFEQAKKFLERGDKLKLELILKGRERQHPEKAEETMKKFYQQLKSTPGLNMEIEQGLTKQGGRFNIILINKQ; encoded by the coding sequence ATGCGTCGAGTATATCGCAGGCCAAAACCAGACTTTGAGGAAAAAAGATTCCGGGTTAATCAGCAAATCCGCGTGCCGGTGGTTTTTGTAATTGATGAAAACGGCGAGAGCATCGGCGAAATGCCAATCGGCAAGGCCTTAGTCATGGCCGAACAGGCTGGCATGGATGTAGTTGAAGTTAATCCTAAAATACAGCCGCCGGTAGTTAAAATCATGGATTACGGGCAATTTAAATACAAAAAAGAGAAAGAGGCGCAAAAACAAAAAGTTAAGCAGAAAAAGGTGGAAATAAAAGGCATCAGGCTGTCGGTTAGAATCAGTCAGCATGATTTTGATTTTAGGTTTGAACAAGCCAAGAAGTTTCTAGAAAGAGGCGATAAATTAAAGCTGGAATTAATCTTAAAAGGGCGGGAACGCCAGCATCCGGAAAAGGCCGAGGAAACTATGAAAAAATTTTATCAGCAGTTGAAATCCACGCCCGGTTTAAATATGGAAATAGAGCAGGGCTTGACAAAACAGGGAGGAAGGTTTAATATAATATTGATAAATAAGCAATAA